One genomic region from Nocardia vinacea encodes:
- a CDS encoding TetR/AcrR family transcriptional regulator yields MAIELFSTVGYHATSVAEIGNRTNLQPGALYYHIKCKEELLWEILRRYTMKALAGAQRVVAADATPVEKLGQLIDAHVRIIVRHQREVLVQMRDADALSAEHMRQLQALRQEVQDCWEGVLEQGYRAGELTRANRIVANGLLGMMNSVAQWYRPGRGQRIDEIVGEFQAMVIDGLGR; encoded by the coding sequence GTGGCGATCGAGCTGTTCTCCACGGTGGGCTATCACGCCACGAGTGTCGCCGAGATCGGGAACCGGACCAACCTGCAGCCCGGTGCGCTGTACTACCACATCAAGTGCAAGGAAGAGCTGTTGTGGGAGATCCTGCGACGCTACACCATGAAGGCGCTGGCGGGGGCGCAGCGGGTCGTCGCCGCAGACGCCACCCCGGTCGAGAAGCTTGGCCAGCTCATCGACGCTCACGTCCGCATCATCGTGCGGCATCAGCGTGAAGTGCTTGTTCAGATGCGCGACGCGGACGCCCTCAGCGCGGAGCACATGCGGCAGCTGCAGGCGCTGCGGCAAGAAGTCCAGGATTGCTGGGAAGGTGTGCTCGAACAGGGATACCGCGCTGGCGAGCTGACACGCGCCAACCGCATCGTGGCCAATGGCCTACTGGGAATGATGAATTCGGTCGCACAATGGTACCGGCCCGGCCGCGGTCAGCGCATCGATGAGATCGTGGGGGAGTTCCAGGCGATGGTCATCGACGGCCTGGGGCGCTAG
- a CDS encoding acyl-CoA dehydrogenase family protein, producing the protein MAWDFSTDPEFQKKLDWIRDFIRAEVLPLETLSLDWAQLRRAIAPLQEQVRQQELWAAHLDPELGGQGYGHVKLGLMHEIIGSSWVAPLVFGNQAPDSGNSEILAAAGTFEQKAQYLEPLLAGEKYSAFALTEPGHAGSDPTRLSTTALRDGDDWIINGHKWFVSNASTADFIIVVAVTDREAEKHRRASQFIVPIGTSGVRIVRDLATMEHPIVQPNHYPSHAEVLFDNVRVPADALLGGIGDGFRIAQKRLGPGRIHHCMRWIGQAKRAFDMMCERAASRELHDGVLADKQTVRNWIADSAAEIQAARLMTLNAAWMIDQHGTAAARKEIAYIKYYGAKVLHDVIDRAIQAHGSLGYSADLPLEGMYRSARAARFYDGPDEVHRDSVAKLILRNYTPPATGIPTEHVPTRRAAAQQRFAELLTATAG; encoded by the coding sequence CTCGAGACTCTGAGCCTGGATTGGGCGCAGCTGCGCCGTGCCATCGCACCGCTGCAAGAGCAGGTGAGGCAGCAGGAGTTGTGGGCCGCGCACCTGGACCCGGAATTGGGCGGCCAGGGCTATGGCCACGTCAAGCTCGGGTTGATGCACGAGATTATCGGCTCCAGCTGGGTGGCACCGCTGGTGTTCGGCAATCAGGCGCCGGATTCCGGCAACAGCGAAATCCTCGCCGCCGCAGGCACTTTTGAGCAGAAGGCACAGTACCTGGAACCGCTGCTGGCCGGCGAGAAATACTCGGCCTTCGCGTTGACCGAGCCCGGCCACGCGGGTTCTGACCCGACTCGCCTGTCTACCACGGCCTTGCGCGACGGTGACGACTGGATCATCAACGGCCACAAGTGGTTCGTCTCCAACGCCTCGACGGCGGATTTCATCATTGTCGTCGCCGTGACCGACCGGGAGGCCGAAAAGCACCGGCGTGCATCACAATTCATAGTTCCGATCGGCACGTCCGGGGTACGGATCGTGCGCGACCTGGCCACCATGGAACATCCGATCGTCCAGCCGAACCACTATCCCTCGCACGCCGAGGTGCTGTTCGACAATGTCCGGGTTCCGGCAGACGCGTTGCTCGGCGGCATCGGTGACGGCTTCCGCATCGCCCAGAAACGGCTGGGGCCAGGCCGCATTCACCACTGCATGCGGTGGATCGGGCAGGCCAAGCGGGCCTTCGACATGATGTGCGAACGCGCCGCCTCGCGCGAACTCCACGATGGTGTGCTGGCAGACAAGCAGACCGTCCGGAACTGGATCGCCGATTCGGCCGCCGAGATCCAGGCCGCGCGCCTGATGACGTTGAACGCGGCGTGGATGATCGACCAGCACGGTACCGCGGCCGCCCGCAAGGAGATCGCGTACATCAAGTACTACGGGGCGAAGGTGCTACACGACGTCATCGACCGCGCGATCCAGGCACACGGCTCACTCGGCTACTCCGCCGACTTGCCTCTGGAAGGGATGTACCGGTCGGCGCGCGCGGCGCGCTTCTACGATGGCCCTGACGAGGTACACCGGGACAGCGTCGCCAAGCTGATCCTGCGCAACTACACGCCTCCGGCGACAGGCATTCCCACCGAGCACGTACCCACTCGTCGGGCCGCGGCCCAGCAACGGTTCGCGGAACTGCTCACCGCCACCGCCGGCTGA
- a CDS encoding zinc-binding dehydrogenase, with amino-acid sequence MKALVYRGPRDIAFADAPEPSITEPHQAIVDVVTAGICGSDLHIWNGHGFSDTIGYTVGHEALGIISRAGRDSGDLAVGTRVLIPASVGCATCDECSAGRVSACLTKSGHWSESCYGIGPKLQGAQAQQVLVPHAARNLVAVPDDVSDEAAIVLTDNAPTAWYGCRRARIAPGDNVVVIGLGPVGLMSVQCAFAMGAANVIGIDPVESRRSRAQAMGATALAAGEHVRDEVRLIVGRTGLDAVIDAVGSDETIVLAVKLVRVRGRVSVIGVNQSPALPFPMQYAQVKELEFAIGLCSVQAELPVLLRLTSSGRIRPGDVVSHRMPMSQGPEAYTLYASRDQDVSKIVLDPNR; translated from the coding sequence GTGAAGGCTCTGGTCTACCGTGGCCCTCGGGACATCGCCTTCGCCGACGCCCCCGAACCATCCATCACCGAGCCGCATCAGGCGATTGTCGACGTTGTTACGGCGGGGATCTGCGGCAGTGACCTGCACATCTGGAACGGTCACGGCTTCAGCGACACCATCGGCTACACGGTTGGCCACGAGGCGCTCGGCATCATCAGTCGAGCCGGTCGGGACTCGGGAGATCTGGCTGTCGGAACCCGGGTGCTCATCCCTGCTTCTGTCGGCTGTGCGACGTGCGACGAGTGCAGCGCCGGTCGGGTGTCGGCCTGCCTGACCAAGTCTGGGCATTGGAGCGAATCGTGCTACGGAATAGGTCCGAAGCTCCAGGGCGCGCAAGCCCAGCAGGTGCTCGTGCCCCATGCCGCCCGCAACCTCGTCGCCGTGCCCGATGACGTGAGCGACGAAGCCGCGATCGTGCTGACGGACAACGCACCGACGGCGTGGTACGGATGTCGGCGCGCCCGGATCGCTCCCGGTGACAACGTCGTCGTTATCGGCCTTGGGCCCGTCGGGCTCATGAGTGTCCAGTGCGCCTTCGCGATGGGTGCGGCGAACGTCATCGGCATAGACCCCGTGGAGTCGCGTCGCAGTCGGGCGCAGGCCATGGGCGCCACCGCACTCGCAGCGGGTGAGCACGTTCGCGACGAAGTACGGTTGATCGTGGGCCGAACCGGCCTCGATGCCGTCATCGACGCCGTCGGCTCCGATGAGACCATCGTGCTGGCGGTCAAGCTGGTCCGGGTCCGTGGCCGAGTCAGCGTCATCGGCGTCAATCAGAGTCCTGCACTGCCGTTTCCGATGCAGTACGCCCAAGTGAAGGAGCTGGAATTCGCCATCGGACTGTGCTCCGTGCAAGCGGAGTTACCCGTGCTCCTCAGATTGACGAGCAGCGGCCGAATCCGGCCGGGTGACGTTGTCTCGCACCGGATGCCGATGAGTCAGGGGCCCGAGGCCTACACCCTCTACGCGTCGCGCGACCAGGACGTCAGCAAGATCGTGCTCGACCCGAACCGCTGA